AAAAATTCTCCTTATTTGGCAACACTGCCGTAGGACAGCGAAATCATGAAGTGAGGGCTAGATAAAGCGGTTACTGACTTAAAATCAGTTAGCTAGGTTGCTTAGAATGTATCACGGGACGCTTTTATGCGATTTGATCAAAGAATTCAAACAGTATCTTCAAAGTAGGTTTCTAGCTGGAAAATTTACcgtcaaatattttattgtgtaCACAAACTATGGCAAGGGTCGCTCCGAGTATTTATGTTCTAAGCTTCTGAGGCACCAGAACAGCCAATGTCAAAACAACTTGTCTGCCTTGTCGTTTATGGTAGCAAAAACTCTACTGCACTTCCATTAACACCTTTCATTTGTAACATTTTAGTTATGGCAACCCGCTTACAGAGCAAGGAATGGATATACATTACAAGCCTGTATAATGTATGATCGTTTAAttgttaaaatataaatatatgtatatataataatatagttattatggtgtataataataatatgtataattccCTCTTGGCTAATGTTACTTGGTATCATTTGCTTATcgcttttttttatctccttctttttttattgaattttcttttttcatcttatcAGTATTCATTAATATAACAcggtgagagaaaaaaaaggaataaataatagtaataatattgagAATAAAGTTTCtgtaaaattcaaacattCCTAAATTGCCAAATTATCATTCATAgcagaataattaatttcattaatattcTGGATAAATaacatattattaaatttcctgattcaatttgtttttttcgctCACCGCAAATCTCATTACGTGGTAATAAGACATTTAATTACTAGGCATTATTATGAATAACCAATACTTTTGAAAAAGGCTTTTTTGCTCAtcattttatacaattatttttgtatccGAATCATCCCCTGCATATAAGGGACATTCTCGGATTGACGCAAGTTGAGTCAGCAATCTGTAATTTCTCTTGAAACAATTACTGCAAACTCGGTTTTCcatttccttctctcttttttcattataaatcATGAATATATTCAAAGTTAGATTGCATTTAGATTATATGAGTAGCTTGATAATAcctattagaaaaaaaatcagaggcTATAGAGCACCGAATCACCGTATTTAGAGCTGTGGGTTTGAATTCTCTGTATAAGATATAAGGTCAGTGATTGATCGAGACAATCGAAGATGTTGCTGCTGAATGACTTTCCTGATAcgaaaattgtggaaaatgtTCCTGTTCTTCAGCAATGGAATTTAATCCGCCTCCGCTGCCCAAGCATCCCTGATCTGGAGGCGTTAATTCTACGCTTTCTCCAGTAAATTCACTGTCAAAATACCGTGTGTCTGTGTCCGATGTTACTTGAGGCTTGAAAGGTGGTGGAATTTTCTTTTGCTCCAGGTCTGACCAGTCAATAGATGAAAAGAATGCATGATTCATTATGTCTCTCGCATCGTTTGGACCCCCTCCTAGTCTTTTACTTGGATCTTTAATCAGTAATCCTGCAAGtaataaataagaaatattcaaaatgttCAGTCATTAACTTTTCACATTATAAATCGATACTTGTATAAATGTAAAgtttaaattattaataacagTTTCAACTAACCACCAAGCATATCCTTAGCCTCATTACTGATTGCTCTTGGAAATTTGACTTCTTCCATAATAATTAAGGTGAACAATTTCTCATGGTCACGGTTGTAAAATGGGAGTCGACCGCACATCATTTCATACATAACAACTCCAACACCCCACCAATCTACTGCTCTACCATAGTCGTTATCTTCAAGTACTTCAGGAGCTAGGTACTCCGGTGTACCGCAAAATGTCTTAGTGGTCCTCCCTTGTAAAGTAATCacaaaatgatgaaaacaaTTTGTGGAAATATTACGATGATTCTTTGTCTCAAAATATGGACCCCGAGTATTTTGGAATGCAAACTGCCGGAGTCTAACAGATTACATACCATACGTGATGTCCTCTTTGCACAGACCAAAGTCCGCGATTTTTATGTGTCCATCTTTATCCAATAgaagattttcaagtttcaaatcgCGGTAGATAATACCCTGGGAATGCAAATATCCTAAGGCAGATATAATCTCTGCCCCATAAAAACGCGTACGATCCTCTGGAAATACTCTGGAACGACTAAGATGGAAGAATAATTCGCCCCCGTTTACATATTCCATAACAAAACACAGTCTGTCCGCTGTCTGGAAACTGTACTTCAGAGACTGAGAAAGGAATAATTTACAAGTAAGAATGAGTTATATTGAGTGATAATTAAAAGTTTCTTTCGAATAAACGAAAGCAAACTGAAATTAATCAATATAACTAAATGGATGGATAAATTGACAATTAATGTATACGTACAATTAAAAAAGGATGACTGGTCGTACGGAGGACACGATTTTCTGTCAATGTATGTGCAACTTCGTCTTTCCGAATGATCACTTCTttccgtaaaatttttatagcaTACAGATGACCGGTGGCTTTTTCACGGCATAGAATCACCTTGCCAAATGTTCCCTTTCCGAGTACTTTCAAGAACTCAAAATTTTCCAGCGTCTATGGTAACAATAAGGAGGTATTATAATGTTTGTTTTAAACAGCTGAGAGAAAGCTTTCAGATTTTTCTACTTGCCACTTTCTTCTTGCCAGTACTTTTACTGCTCGATGTACCCTGAACACTAAATTTTGCTGACAATTCATCAATGCTGCCTCCATCACTGTCTCCTGATACAACACCAAGTGATCCACATGAATCTGATCGCACACCAGGAGATATCTCTACATCCATGTCCTCAGACAATGCCGAAGGTTGCATCGCGCCATCCAACCGTTCCTGACTAGCCAGCCGATCTGCTACATATCTACGTACAAGTAAACAAAATCTAAtctgttataaataaatttaattaacgaCATTTGTATCACACGCTTTACTATAATCAAGACCAAAGGATATGTGAGATTTTTGAGattaaatgtattttttttttgtgcctATGTTAAGCTGGAAGTATAAACATTGTTCTCAAGcatcaaattgaatttttaggTCCATTTTAGTTGATGAAGTAACTGACTGGCAAAAGTAGGAGAGTTTTACCTTCAGAAGCTCTCAGTTTtataggaaaagaaaataaaatagggTACTTTTAAAGAAATAAGGGACCCACTGTGTAACCTGAAATATGTTTGAATCTATGTATAATGACTATAAAAACAACTAAACGAAACACTCTATGGCAATAATACATCAAAGGGATCGGTACTTGCATGATTAAAAAATGGGGACAGTAGTTGCATGATTAAAGAAGTTACTGAAttgtattaattttgaaatcggCATTTTGTTGCATATAAGAACAAAACCAAAGTCAAAAGTAAACCAATTCTATAAATTCAAACCTCAATCAATATtaaaatgaatcaaaagtGAAGAAGTATTCTGCACACTCTGAGAtatgatttcaaataatattagTCCGAAAAaggatgtaaaataaaaaatacaacattCACAATACTCATCGGTTACCAtgtgaaaagtaaagaaactaAGTACAGTTGAACAAAAACATATGTAATGGTGGGATGACAGAAAAACAGCATTTATAACATATATTATGCCCTAGAATATCACTAGCTCATTGTTCGTTGTTTCTGTTTAATCAACAACAGAGATAgctagttttgaaaatattcaaatgctTATTAGTTGACCACATGTATACTCAAGTAATTATCATATCGTCTGAATCACTTGGCTCATATTGATTGAGAGCTTTGCATGAAAACAACCTACGAGCATCTCTACTGAAGCAAACACGCTGAATCCAACATGGGTAACATAAGACAATTAACAAACGTTGAACGTcttgaaataaataactgCTTTGGGGCTTATTTTCACTTGTCAATGATTGAAGTATTCATTACCTGGGCTCAAAGTTGTAACATTAAACCTATCAGAAAGTTCTCAGGGACATAATTTCAGAAGCTTTGTAAGATAGAATTGATAATATTACCTGATTGCTGCGACCCAATCCTCTCTTTCCTGTTCTGTGTCAACATGAAACGTTCGCTCAATGACAGTTGTCCATTGCAAGCCTCTAATAACGAATGTATACGGTTTAGGCCTGTCGACAGACATAATTTGGCAACCACGCACAGTGAAATTGTTGAGCGGATGCGCAGCTGTAGCAATTTGCTGCTCAGGTTTGGTCTTGAAACCAACCAGGGTGCCATCATCTCGAAGCACAAAGTAACGTGATCTCCAATTCTTTATATGTTCACCTGgacgaagaaacgaaaataaaagtcAGAACAGAATATAAGtgcataaaaaaatacatttcggAAGCGCGGAGGATGATTGTAGAGATAAAATGAGCTATAGCAAAACAATCGCTGATAAAATACGAGTATGAGATGTAAATATGTGTAACGTGACTGTGTGTATATACTCTATGCAACTGCGTGTACCGCGTATGCGTATGGGAGCGCATAGTACGTAAATGTACGTGCATATATTTAGTACCGCGTTTTTGAAGCCAGCCTTCCTTGACGACTTGCTGACCGTCTccaggcgtcgcgacgcccatCTGTGCGTCTCCCATATCCCcccaacaattttactcaaacgTAAAGATATTTAATGTAGTTCACACAgtggttaattttttacaattcaatATATATCGCCGAAATATGCAGGACTACGCTGTAATTCACTGCACACTACAAAAcacttatttttcaatataatcaCACTTATATGTTCTAGCCATTGGTCGGGGTAGCATGCTTCAACTCGTTTTTCACATCaaactgcatgaaaattttttaaaccttaTTCTTCACTCCGCAAACATTTGCTAATATATGCTTTCGTCTCTCATACACAAGTTCCACCAATCCGCCATTAATTACTGTGCACTAGGTTAGAACGTTAGTTGTGAAAGTGATTCTAGAGGGAAACTCAATATGCAAAGGTCTGAAACGATAGGTGGTGACGAAGGCCCTCTCGTTCCATACTTTGAGCGCTAGAAGCGTTGGCAGATAGgagtaatttgaaaacgaaCGTCCATATCCCTGTTTTCGGTATTCATCAAGAACACtggaatataataatactgaAATACGATCTTACATAACGCTTACATATGAAATCTCGAAGGTGGGGGTGACTCCAGGTTTGCAAGTTTTGCAAGCTTCTGATATCTACACACGAAGTCACTGCTATCGGGGAGCTTTGCTTTGAACCTTAGAGCATATACCATAACATACCATAGAGGAAGCCTGGTGGCGGAAAAAGAGTCCCCGAGTGCGAAAGAGAGAAACATAGTAAGACGAGTAGTTCTCTCTTTCTACGGCAGCCAATCGCGAGCGTGCGAGACAGAGAAAGGTACTCGTCCAACTATTCCCCTCTCTGTGCCGTTTTCCACTAACGCGAAAGGGTATACGGCTTCCTCCATGGTATATGCTCTAAggccgtgttcgtaaattgaccGACAGTACTcaaaattccctaggacagagtcagagctattcacgaacttggaagcgcaaaagagataaaagattgctgacagtactgtcagtcaattttcgaacacggcccAAGTAGTTACCTATCCCATCGACCTCGCGAAAAATACAGCCGAAGTGATGAGAgagagatatatatacatatatatatatgagagATACTCTGTCTCTCTCACGCTACATTATATTGGCTGAGAGgaaacgtatatatataacggtAACTAATCAAAATGCGTGGAATATATTGTTCACTAGATTTCATGCATTTGATTAGTTACGCTGGACCGCGCTCCACACCGCCGCGCCTATGTGAACTTAGTccaagaattgaaaaatttagggTTGTTTATTGAAAGTGTGAACAAACggagaaaatgaagaagcgaaaagaaaatcaagtAAAATGGTAGCAGTTCTTCGAGGTAAGAAAATAATCTAATTCCTTCTCATTATTCTAGAATCGTGCACTCAAGCATAATTAAGATACCTTTGGATACGTTTATTACCGCACAGATCATACTGAAAATATCGCAATGTTTCCAGGGCCTTTCTACTATacaataaacaataataagaaagataataatacTTGATTCATTTCGATACATTACATGTATTACGATTGTAGAATAATgagaattaattaaattattttcttaaacTTGAACAGCTACTCATAGAGCTCAGACAATCTCTATGgaatgcgctgcgagcaacatATCAAGAGTAACAGCCGAAAAACGTAGGATTTCGTTCGTAATTCTTCTGCTGTgcgtcctacgctctttttgatACCTTTCTCGCATTCCTGAGAGTCCAACTGGTGAAAAAAGAGTCCTGCAAAAACGattctgaaataaaaagtttctGAATTGTAAAAATCGCACAACAGCACCCTAACCcttttggattttttcagtaaaaatttggccaattttgaaaaatagttaaattaattctttgatgcactgtATTGACGTGATTTTCCGAGAGAAATCAATTGTGCTTCGTCCAAATACGCCATCAGCTACTTCGTCtcgctttttcattttctccatTGTTTCATACTTCCAATTAACAATCCAAGATTTTAAATTcttcgaataaaaatgtaattgaaatCAATTGACCTTAACACGTTGATTTCGACGTGCGGCATTTTGCCGTTGCATCGGTACCTATTTTAATGAGTGACTTTTCCCGGCGATGGCGTGGTGCTGCCGCGTCATTTGATGCCCGTAAAAATCCAGCCTAAGGGTGCTATTTCATGAGCAGTaaaaagcagcagcagcagcagtttTACCCTATCACTTCCGGTGCAAGTTTCTGCTGCTCGCAGTTCAGTTTTTCGAGCCACAAGCCACAAGATCACAAGAATCAatagaaatgagaaataaatacTCCAATACTTTCACACACGATCCCACGATTCTGCTGCGTGTCACTGGTCTTCACGTTTAAATTGAGGTTAGGTTCGAGACGATACGACCATGATGCGACGTTCCGCAACAATTACTGCTATCACGATCTATTTCATGAGCAGCGCTGCTGCTGCGTAAGATTACCAGACTGATGCTAGTGAAAACTAGTAAGTTACTAAACCACTGCTGCTTTTTACTGCTCATGAAATAGCACCCTAAGATGGCATAGCACTGCGAGAGGATTACACCCGTGGTAAGACTCATGATTATATTAATGTTAATGTAATTCTATTCGTTTAAGTTCATGTATTCTGCACTAAAATATAGGCAACAATATTCTGCTTTACAGATACTCGAATATTATAATGTGGACAGTAACGTAAATAAACTATCTTCAGAATTATAGATATTTAAgtattataatatgaataaagaTATTCCGGTGTATAGTATGAGTAAACAACACTTAAGTATgaataaacaatattttttatatggaagtttaaaatattaatgtatgCATAGACAATATTCTGGTCATTGGCATTTGGGTattatgatatgaaaaataatattcatggTTATAGATATCTAGGTATTGAGATATAAGTAACAATATTTTTGGGTTCAGGGTGTGGATTATTTGCATGGTATTCTTGTCGACTAAACTACTCCTTGTAGGTGGGACTGCTTATAATGTGACGTCAATCTATGCTCGTTCCGAAATTAGCTGGCAGTGCTAAAaactccctaggacagaggcaAAGCTACTCAAGAAGTCAGCAGAGACAAAAACTTGTTGAAAGCACTCGTTGCACTGGAAGCTAATAGCGATACGCACCCTAAATTAATGTTGAATAACACTTTTGTATAGATAAGATTGTATTTCAGTGGTTTGTCGGTACTTCGCTGTCGCAGTGTCGCACTGCATGCTGCCGCAGCATTTTGCTGCCCATGAAAATCTAGCCAAAAGAACGGTGCCGATattatgaggaaaaaaattggtcgCAGGCCGGTCGAATGTTACTATGATCCAAGGAATAACTGAATACGAGCTGTCAGCTATAAGTTGTTGAGTACTATCACCGTACCACAAATGTAACGTCGGATTGATGaatgtttaattttaacaAGTATTTATCGTAATTGAATATTAATGAAATGGAGCAAAGAAAGCCAAGGTGATACTTGAATTGTTATTGATGAAATGATAAAGCCAATagatttaaaataatttaggTTAAGTCAATCTaacttgtagaaaattaattacaataaataattataggaTTCGAAAAGGGGGTTACAAGCCGTCTAGGCAGAAAGATGAGGTCTCTAAAATCTCAGAAACAGGAAAAGATTCAGGCAGTAAACCCGACCAAACTCCagtcattaaaaaattaaatccagAAGATTACGATTACACGAATTCTGACAAAACGCAATTTGCCCATTTGAAACGAGAAACGCAGGAGGCTGATATATTGAACAATGCCCCTACAACAAATTCTCGTACTCGTCGTAAAGTTGTAtcgaattggaaaaaatatgagGAAATACCAGATACAGAATTTCCAACAAAAGATTTTCAAACGCTGTTGAATGTTCCAATATCTGAAGGCGgacatttcatttttaagtctgaaaaaaattgggcAATCGAAGTCTCCAAGTATtccgatttattttcattaaatgtTAAAAAACTTGCCAGAGATATTAACTGCGTTCCATTCACTGAATATATTGATGTAGAAGATAAATATTTCACGGTAAGTGGCAGCTTTTAAATTATCCTAAATTATTACTTGAATTGAATATACTTCTCAAGGCTCGTAAACTGCCCAATACTTGTTGCAGGCTGATCAGCTAATGAAGTTTCAGAATCTTGCTGAAATGTCCAGATCAGATGCTATTGAGGTTGATAACAACATTGTCCAAATTTTGATGGATATTAAAAGAGAAACTGTTGCTGAAAATCAAGATATAGACAGTGGAAGTGAACCTGAAGTAtcaattgaaattcatgaGATGGCTCAAGGAAAGGAAACAATAGAGGAAGATTtagattttcttctttcattaaAGGAACCTGTTAAACTTGATCAGGCTAAAATTGCTCCACCTACTTACCAAATTAAAACTGAAGGTGGGAGTCTATTGCATTTGTCTACATTTATAGTTAGAAATGCCgtttttaccatttcttttaaattgctgtacttatttatttattctgttAACAGAGGAAAAAATCCCGAACTCTTCGGCTCCTGTGAAATCGATTGATCTTGAAAAATGGCTGGATTCAATTTTGGACAGTTAGAGCCTGTAAtagagaataaaatgaaaacaaaatgagTTGTGATACGTCATTTTCTTAAAGTTAAACACTACcctgtaaaattttcgaactagtaaataattaaatgtgAACACACGCCTTCAGTAGCACCAGATTTATACAGATAGAATCAGGATGAGGAAtggttttcttttcaactgATTTATTTAGCAATATTCTACACCATTTTTACCCAATTTCTATAGTAACATATTGTTGATGGAGGAAgactagaaaaaaattgacaccaaACCTCcatatataagtatatgaatatgtacacacacacacacacatgcatatacatgtatgcatgtatgcatatatagaGTAGTAAATTgatcataaaatatgaaagtTAAACCTGAGAATGATGTGGAATTGTACTAACCTTTGATTGAGCAATTATTACTCTCCTATAGTCTatcaataattgaaaataacaacTTCTACTTTCAAGCTTTCAAGTTATAGAACATGATCATTATGAACATACATGTCTTGAGAATTTGCGGATTAATTCCTGATAAGGTGAAAAATATgggaatttataaatta
This genomic stretch from Neodiprion pinetum isolate iyNeoPine1 chromosome 6, iyNeoPine1.2, whole genome shotgun sequence harbors:
- the Akt gene encoding RAC serine/threonine-protein kinase isoform X1; translation: MGDAQMGVATPGDGQQVVKEGWLQKRGEHIKNWRSRYFVLRDDGTLVGFKTKPEQQIATAAHPLNNFTVRGCQIMSVDRPKPYTFVIRGLQWTTVIERTFHVDTEQEREDWVAAIRYVADRLASQERLDGAMQPSALSEDMDVEISPGVRSDSCGSLGVVSGDSDGGSIDELSAKFSVQGTSSSKSTGKKKVTLENFEFLKVLGKGTFGKVILCREKATGHLYAIKILRKEVIIRKDEVAHTLTENRVLRTTSHPFLISLKYSFQTADRLCFVMEYVNGGELFFHLSRSRVFPEDRTRFYGAEIISALGYLHSQGIIYRDLKLENLLLDKDGHIKIADFGLCKEDITYGRTTKTFCGTPEYLAPEVLEDNDYGRAVDWWGVGVVMYEMMCGRLPFYNRDHEKLFTLIIMEEVKFPRAISNEAKDMLGGLLIKDPSKRLGGGPNDARDIMNHAFFSSIDWSDLEQKKIPPPFKPQVTSDTDTRYFDSEFTGESVELTPPDQGCLGSGGGLNSIAEEQEHFPQFSYQESHSAATSSIVSINH
- the Akt gene encoding RAC serine/threonine-protein kinase isoform X2 — its product is MSVDRPKPYTFVIRGLQWTTVIERTFHVDTEQEREDWVAAIRYVADRLASQERLDGAMQPSALSEDMDVEISPGVRSDSCGSLGVVSGDSDGGSIDELSAKFSVQGTSSSKSTGKKKVTLENFEFLKVLGKGTFGKVILCREKATGHLYAIKILRKEVIIRKDEVAHTLTENRVLRTTSHPFLISLKYSFQTADRLCFVMEYVNGGELFFHLSRSRVFPEDRTRFYGAEIISALGYLHSQGIIYRDLKLENLLLDKDGHIKIADFGLCKEDITYGRTTKTFCGTPEYLAPEVLEDNDYGRAVDWWGVGVVMYEMMCGRLPFYNRDHEKLFTLIIMEEVKFPRAISNEAKDMLGGLLIKDPSKRLGGGPNDARDIMNHAFFSSIDWSDLEQKKIPPPFKPQVTSDTDTRYFDSEFTGESVELTPPDQGCLGSGGGLNSIAEEQEHFPQFSYQESHSAATSSIVSINH
- the LOC124222138 gene encoding uncharacterized protein isoform X1 codes for the protein MEQRKPRIRKGGYKPSRQKDEVSKISETGKDSGSKPDQTPVIKKLNPEDYDYTNSDKTQFAHLKRETQEADILNNAPTTNSRTRRKVVSNWKKYEEIPDTEFPTKDFQTLLNVPISEGGHFIFKSEKNWAIEVSKYSDLFSLNVKKLARDINCVPFTEYIDVEDKYFTADQLMKFQNLAEMSRSDAIEVDNNIVQILMDIKRETVAENQDIDSGSEPEVSIEIHEMAQGKETIEEDLDFLLSLKEPVKLDQAKIAPPTYQIKTEEEKIPNSSAPVKSIDLEKWLDSILDS
- the LOC124222138 gene encoding uncharacterized protein isoform X2 codes for the protein MEQRKPRIRKGGYKPSRQKDEVSKISETGKDSGSKPDQTPVIKKLNPEDYDYTNSDKTQFAHLKRETQEADILNNAPTTNSRTRRKVVSNWKKYEEIPDTEFPTKDFQTLLNVPISEGGHFIFKSEKNWAIEVSKYSDLFSLNVKKLARDINCVPFTEYIDVEDKYFTNLAEMSRSDAIEVDNNIVQILMDIKRETVAENQDIDSGSEPEVSIEIHEMAQGKETIEEDLDFLLSLKEPVKLDQAKIAPPTYQIKTEEEKIPNSSAPVKSIDLEKWLDSILDS